A portion of the Naumovozyma castellii chromosome 2, complete genome genome contains these proteins:
- the PLP1 gene encoding Plp1p (ancestral locus Anc_8.385), with the protein MDRKIDAYEKRVLDGTRDQDDDSDLSLEELLDELDEESDQFFSKYREQRMEEISDHLKKVSKNVNESGYGILVEVEKESELIRISKDLPKIVIHFGLDTFEKCRYMNERLETLARKYLDTKFVKVDVQKCPFLVQKLRIKVLPFVIGYCRGVESMRLVGFSQLGNDPNGFKIEMLEKVLLSSGVIKSFSGTTLTKDRRILSSRSHDDEGSDSGLDI; encoded by the coding sequence ATGGATAGAAAGATAGACGCATACGAGAAACGTGTTCTTGATGGCACTAGAGATCAAGATGATGACAGTGATTTGAGTTTGGAAGAGTTATTAGATGAACTGGACGAGGAAAGCGATCaattcttttccaaatatagAGAACAGAGGATGGAGGAAATCTCAGACCATTTAAAGAAAGTATCGAAGAACGTCAATGAATCCGGCTATGGGATACTCGTGGAAGTTGAAAAAGAATCTGAGTTGATTAGGATATCGAAGGACCTACCGAAAATTGTGATTCATTTTGGTTTGGATACATTTGAGAAATGTCGCTATATGAATGAACGACTAGAGACATTagcaagaaaatatttagacACTAAATTTGTCAAAGTGGACGTCCAAAAATGTCCATTTCTTGTACAAAAACTACGAATTAAGGTTCTTCCTTTTGTTATTGGCTATTGCCGAGGAGTTGAATCAATGAGACTAGTGGGATTTAGCCAATTGGGCAATGATCCAAATGGCTTTAAAATAGAAATGTTGGAAAAAGTTCTTTTATCATCAGGTGTCATTAAATCTTTTTCGGGGACAACATTAACCAAAGATCGACGTATTTTGAGTTCTCGTAGTCACGATGACGAGGGTAGTGACAGCGGTTTAGATATATAG
- the CDC1 gene encoding putative lipid phosphatase CDC1 (ancestral locus Anc_8.383), producing MFSRNRSNNQLPEFGEDSEMRNDDKEKGKSAPWKMQYEQDKNRVYWRYISLLFIMWLVVIHYYENIVVKRAMMKCNWSKWEQWPKDAQSHKVALFADPQIMDAHSYPGRPAIVNYFTRVLLDHYHERNWKYVNYYLEPNTNFFLGDLFDGGRYWEDEYWFQEYSRFHKIFPKKESVKTIMSLPGNHDIGFGDTVIESSLNRWTAYFGEPSSYHDFGNHTFVLVDTISLSDKANLNISKVPREFMNKFAEGEHPLPKFLLTHVPLWRNAKQQNCGSLRESKKTFPIQKGDQYQTVIDSAASQEILSLIQPSFLFSGDDHDYCRVTHTYTANGKTKHAEEITVKSCAMNMGVSKPAIQLLSLYNPDQLPNGDTFQTELCFMPDPYKPIKMYLVMILFSVMTFGYIHLSPRTFNQTVAPRLAKTFRMRRTAEIELPLTSPSARTKEDGTAIDPTKFKVNERSSISGFIINAFTLLVMVLCIFYYYYFII from the coding sequence ATGTTTTCACGAAACCGTTCCAATAATCAACTGCCAGAGTTTGGCGAAGACAGTGAGATGAGAAATGATGATAAGGAAAAAGGCAAGAGTGCCCCATGGAAAATGCAATATGAACAAGATAAAAATAGAGTATATTGGAGATACATCTCACTTTTGTTTATAATGTGGCTTGTTGTTATTCACTACTATGAAAATATAGTTGTTAAGAGGGCCATGATGAAATGTAACTGGTCAAAATGGGAGCAATGGCCTAAAGATGCCCAAAGTCATAAAGTGGCACTGTTTGCTGATCCACAAATTATGGACGCACATTCTTATCCAGGACGACCTGCTATTGTCAATTATTTTACAAGAGTGTTGTTAGATCACTATCATGAAcgaaattggaaatatgTTAATTATTACCTGGAGCCCAAcacaaatttctttctaGGAGATTTATTCGATGGTGGCAGATATTGGGAAGATGAGTATTGGTTTCAGGAGTATTCAAGATTTCATAAGATATTCCCTAAGAAGGAGTCCGTAAAAACGATAATGTCTTTACCTGGAAATCATGACATCGGCTTCGGTGATACGGTGATTGAATCTAGTTTAAATAGATGGACAGCATATTTTGGTGAACCATCCTCTTATCATGATTTTGGAAATCATACTTTTGTCCTTGTTGACACCATTTCATTGTCAGATAAAGCTAACCTTAACATTTCTAAGGTACCTCGAGAATTCATGAATAAATTTGCTGAAGGGGAACACCCGTTAcctaaatttttattaacGCATGTACCACTGTGGAGAAATGCAAAGCAACAGAATTGTGGTTCTTTGAGGGAATCAAAGAAGACATTCCCCATTCAGAAAGGTGATCAATATCAAACTGTCATCGATTCTGCTGCCTCACAAGAAATTCTTTCTCTAATTCAACCAAgctttttattttctggAGATGACCACGATTATTGTCGAGTGACGCACACTTACACAGCAAACGGCAAGACGAAACATGCAGAAGAGATTACTGTCAAATCTTGTGCTATGAATATGGGGGTAAGTAAGCCAGCTATTCAATTACTCTCCTTATATAACCCAGATCAGCTGCCCAATGGTGATACATTCCAGACAGAGCTTTGTTTCATGCCTGATCCATATAAGCCAATAAAAATGTATTTGGTAATGATATTGTTTTCCGTTATGACCTTCGGATATATCCATTTGTCTCCGAGGACATTCAATCAGACAGTGGCTCCTCGTTTGGCCAAGACCTTTAGAATGAGAAGAACAGCAGAAATAGAATTACCACTCACGTCGCCATCTGCCAGAACGAAGGAGGACGGGACAGCAATCGATCCTACAAAGTTCAAAGTTAATGAACGTAGTTCCATTTCAGGATTCATAATTAACGCATTTACCTTATTGGTGATGGTGCTTTGCATattctattattattatttcattatttaa
- the SAS4 gene encoding Sas4p (ancestral locus Anc_8.382), with translation MMEEIGAQESQSSRSRSRSLRSKNKEEEEENSEKFDFDSDEFEINPTRRLKLITRGGPPVFSKRDNSNKNSTDAGSDKVAKKNKMDASDTKRLITSMILQIDECKLQSPKKNPEIYSDPLPDSLYELFHKRMLRHENRMIEQDVIQGENEAERLTLIAEKLDMVTWPMTLQKVTKINDPTDDDEMTRKRAQTIDSIKFMLEKFNLMKRKSIGLTGIQKATKGKNAKINPLRSWYKIYKRVDRSLIYPEYHSSSDEDEEEMEIDNIRNHRRKLREAQCGGSIIITLKNSSNYAIVAEPLRGPYVVKASGKEKRSWKKLLKGGKKFKYHPPLSNQVATPIRRRKVTFTLNKEVSDGITSSRTASIIKPLQLETNDVSPNDATLHARNTQLVHDLKTTTVIGQISRMSSNSTQKKSIKSTSHSKEYTKLVHDKDISLENDELRKSWGYLPQDKTPILKSTAPQGLFSLIKKGKHLITPPNLFKKNLAPKRLKQRTLPQFKRKIKSTESSIKKPLEDANQIREELAKHLEMGTQN, from the coding sequence ATGatggaagaaattggtgCCCAAGAGAGTCAATCATCAAGATCAAGATCAAGATCGTTGAGATCAAAGAataaggaagaagaggaagaaaatagcgaaaaatttgattttgattccGATGAGTTTGAAATTAACCCAACAAGAAGACTAAAACTCATTACAAGAGGAGGCCCCCCTGTCTTTTCAAAGAGGGATAACAGTAACAAGAATAGCACTGATGCTGGTTCAGATAAAGTTgccaagaagaacaagatggATGCAAGCGACACGAAAAGATTAATTACTAGTATGATTTTGCAGATCGATGAATGTAAACTACAATCCCCAAAAAAGAATCCTGAAATATATTCTGATCCATTACCTGACTCTTTGTATGAGTTGTTTCACAAGAGAATGCTAAGACATGAGAATAGAATGATTGAACAAGATGTCATTCAAGGTGAAAACGAAGCCGAGAGATTGACTTTGATAGCAGAGAAACTCGATATGGTTACGTGGCCAATGACTTTACAAAAAGTAACAAAGATAAATGATCCCACAGATGATGACGAGATGACTAGAAAGAGAGCACAGACAATAGATTCGATTAAGTTTATGCTTGAAAAgtttaatttaatgaaaagaaaaagtatTGGATTAACTGGAATTCAAAAGGCAACGAAGGGTAAGAATGCTAAAATTAATCCATTGCGGAGTTGGTATAAAATCTATAAACGTGTTGATAGAAGCTTAATATATCCTGAATACCATAGTTcatctgatgaagatgaagaagagatggaaattgataatattagGAATCATAGAAGAAAATTACGGGAAGCTCAGTGTGGTGGTTCCATTATAATCACCTTAAAAAATAGCAGCAATTATGCAATTGTAGCTGAACCGCTTAGAGGACCATATGTAGTCAAAGCGTcaggaaaagaaaaacgctcatggaagaaattgttaaaaGGTGGTAAAAAATTTAAGTATCATCCTCCTTTATCCAATCAGGTTGCTACCCcaataagaagaaggaaagtCACATTTACCTTAAATAAGGAAGTTTCTGATGGGATTACAAGCTCACGAACAGCTTCAATAATAAAGCCGCTTCAACTGGAGACAAACGATGTGTCACCAAATGATGCTACTTTGCATGCTAGGAATACACAACTAGTTCATGACCTGAAAACAACCACGGTAATAGGGCAAATATCTCGTATGTCTAGCAATTCAACTCAAAAGAAATCTATAAAGTCCACTTCACATTCTAAAGAATACACCAAATTGGTGCACGATAAGGACATATCCTTGGAGAACGATGAACTTAGAAAATCATGGGGTTATCTACCTCAGGATAAAACGCCAATACTCAAATCAACGGCGCCTCAGGGccttttttctttgataaagaaAGGGAAACATTTGATAACACCGCCAAATTTGTTTAAGAAAAATCTTGCTCCTAAGCGATTAAAGCAGAGGACACTACCACAATTTAAAAGGAAGATCAAATCGACTGAATCATCGATCAAGAAACCTCTTGAGGATGCAAACCAAATTCGAGAAGAACTTGCTAAGCATTTAGAAATGGGAACGCAGAATTAG
- the SCC2 gene encoding cohesin-loading factor complex subunit SCC2 (ancestral locus Anc_8.381) has product MSSYPGEHSNIPKHMLEALENQPLNHLVPKDGLATLITSNISLGLPHQQNPFDPSTASSEIEKIEGINLHFPEDTTNPSNQLLFRRPVRHLESGGTSQSLQFDANLSPLAKKCLLANNSKAIQENIKYSKDIKPSPIPIVEKTHSPKRPLGDISLYLEKELEQPEKKAKVISGVSMNQMTLGEQYIKDLKSILEYVGYQGQTAEVYANLEYWSTLPNDAHILTEKCIETLSLVLKNIVSIPQIWNQIETEWLQMLLNLLTDNIQALSDQLDNTSKINERNSWRRIIYGSTICIFTIFKFNRSDKRLSLERYVLTPLNFIATAFESTTAIGDMIQSDLKTETSYLNESISLLPLYIQNSPYLDDGLITKLVYVFTGVLMNDNSDFATLIASQNTNVLENIKNSSTAILVSLFAKLPDQRDFILQELLTQSEGLPLKRLQKKLRKVDNGTYVTDFTITILKMLEIFNCYDYAKSLNEITPDTLRLLENENHKQQQGLQNISETINETIVRQFLENTTKYRHVLDHYAQDLTQLLPCPQWPAVNELLSSLMKKLLTIFSPTHSRNTNIDSTCLQILGNIGSSIFELKCKIGSKLSKNLIELFNYPENVPLFLSYFEDCLEFVKVNSTRMSNFKYLWNQRYITLLKLRNFAETKEEEDSNRTIIGIVEDELSKLNKEELIVNAIKDSTTIEGEFNSILHAFEILNLYEPYLKLILSFLGQEKIKLRSTAIKCLSMLANKDANFLNNPLVKDTMQQRLSDSSASVKDAILDLVSINSSYLNFYKQINNNFDDDSILVRKRVLKINSKIYDESSDIETKIFVGSRILLKIEDEEDTIIAMAREILLDRWIFSIDALKDDLEQEGLLCSMIVLVLAGIASLNEKCSQLFDSFLNFYLLNEKVHTPPVYQTIKKALNTLTNFLVQSIVELQSSDSTNDALKIQKQKYLTLLSKFSDCSTCFITKDHIISLYPYLLSEEGSELQYHILHLFKNVFETLSNFQSKFLFNLETTLLSRLPKMSTRELDAAMPLIWIVASQRNNYERVSKACSSCFGHLSPYINRATKEPNKIIADGKLQRLIYLATGFARFCPLDTTKNKIIYIQDGESLYQYVTKCLLVLSKVNIVHIIRRISIKNLTKLCGDYPKLFNSKHILTLLDNEFQSNSLDIKLVILESFFDFFVLEEKKSIRKAGVDKTLSSNKSLKKDLLREQKTEFINDGVCSALVSRFLKNILDICLSIDAKSSLVALRLLKLILQYGYTNPTYAIPTVIALMSSTNKYLAHIAKEILQDLFEKFESLVLSAVPKGVNIASAYLYSIEPTHYLKNLMFLRSVQDIIGTGKKNSPKFIKAIVKIINSNFNGIVGTEVDDARMRSIMLLLSNMPQLSLNSQFDLFIILKNLNIIQEQLKEKTEDTLQESDGRHRSATFLNSFRVQLILLEISEYMMAIYGIRSDILEYDITQESELKNRHLHPIKKCDGYRITEIVTGVMNKSEEELTSLYLDMMEKITY; this is encoded by the coding sequence ATGTCAAGTTATCCTGGAGAACATTCAAATATACCTAAACATATGCTTGAAGCATTAGAAAACCAACCATTGAATCATTTGGTGCCTAAAGATGGACTTGCCACACTGATAACTTCCAATATATCACTCGGTTTGCCACACCAGCAAAATCCATTTGATCCGTCTACTGCATCCTCTGAAATTGAGAAGATTGAAGGTATAAATCTCCATTTCCCTGAAGATACGACAAATCCATCAAACCAACTACTATTTAGACGACCGGTCAGACACCTTGAGAGTGGTGGGACTTCGCAGTCTTTGCAATTTGATGCGAATTTGTCTCCATTAGCTAAAAAGTGTCTTCTGGCAAATAATTCTAAAGCTATTCAAGAAAAcataaaatattcaaaggATATAAAGCCTTCACCAATTCCAATAGTAGAAAAGACGCACTCTCCAAAACGTCCTCTCGGTGATATCTCACTGTATTTagaaaaagaattagaGCAACCCGAAAAGAAAGCCAAAGTCATTTCTGGAGTATCAATGAATCAAATGACACTAGGTGAACAATATATTAAGGACCTTAaatcaattcttgaatatgTTGGATATCAGGGACAAACGGCCGAAGTTTACGCAAATTTAGAATACTGGAGCACTCTTCCGAATGATGCTCATATTCTTACAGAAAAATGTATAGAAACATTATCGTTGgtcttgaaaaatattgtttcaatACCGCAAATATGGAACCAAATTGAAACCGAATGGCTTCAAATGCTATTAAACTTATTAACTGACAATATTCAGGCGTTATCAGACCAATTGGATAACACATCAAAGATAAATGAGCGCAACTCTTGGAGAAGGATAATATACGGTTCGACAATCTGTATAtttacaatatttaaatttaacaGAAGCGATAAAAGATTGTCCTTGGAAAGATATGTGCTAACCCCATTGAATTTTATCGCTACGGCATTTGAATCAACCACTGCCATAGGTGATATGATACAATCTGATCTTAAGACAGAAACATCATATCTTAACGAATCTATATCACTACTTCCATTATATATCCAAAACAGTCCATATTTAGACGATGGGCTCATTACAAAACTTGTTTATGTCTTCACGGGTGTTCTAATGAACGATAACTCTGACTTTGCAACTTTGATCGCTTCTCAAAATACTAAcgttttggaaaatataaaaaattcAAGTACTGCTATTCTAGTATCTTTATTCGCTAAACTTCCCGATCAAAGAGACTTCATATTGCAAGAATTGTTAACACAAAGTGAAGGGTTACCTCTAAAACGACTACAAAAAAAACTAAGGAAAGTCGATAACGGAACATATGTCACTGATTTTACTATTACTATTCTAAAAATgcttgaaatttttaactGCTATGATTATGCTAAAAGTCTGAATGAGATTACACCAGATACATTAAGACTGctggaaaatgaaaatcaCAAACAGCAACAAGgattacaaaatatttctgaAACAATTAACGAAACTATAGTAAGGCAATTTCTTGAGAACACAACAAAATACCGTCACGTTTTAGACCATTATGCACAAGACCTGACGCAATTACTACCATGTCCACAATGGCCTGCCGtgaatgaattattgagttccttaatgaaaaaattattaacgATTTTCAGTCCAACACACTCAAGGAATACCAATATCGATTCTACGTGCTTACAAATTCTTGGGAACATCGGGTCTAGTATTTTCGAATTGAAATGTAAGATAGGATCTAAACTTTCTAAAAACCTaattgaattattcaaCTATCCAGAAAATGTGCCGCTATTTTTAAGctattttgaagattgtCTCGAGTTTGTTAAAGTTAATTCAACTCGAATGTCCAACTTTAAATACCTTTGGAACCAGAGGTATATTACATTACTCAAGTTAAGGAACTTTGCAGAAACaaaggaggaagaggaTAGTAATCGAACAATAATTGGGATCGTTGAAGACgaactttcaaaattaaacaaaGAGGAACTCATAGTAAATGCTATTAAGGATAGTACGACCATTGAGGGGGAATTCAATTCAATCCTCCATGCATTTGAAATACTAAATCTGTATGAGCCCTATTTGAAACTCATTTTATCGTTTTTAGGTCAGGAGAAAATTAAGCTAAGATCCACAGCTATCAAATGTCTCTCTATGCTTGCAAATAAAGATGCAAATTTCCTAAATAATCCTTTGGTGAAAGACACAATGCAGCAAAGACTGAGTGATTCATCTGCATCTGTAAAAGATGCCATTCTAGATCTAGTAAGCATCAACTCAtcatatttaaatttctaCAAGCAGATtaacaataattttgatgacGATAGCATTCTGGTAAGAAAGCGTGTGCTGAAAATAAATAGTAAGATTTATGATGAATCCTCCGATATAGAGACTAAAATTTTTGTTGGATCCCGaatacttttgaaaatagaggatgaggaagatACTATTATCGCCATGGCAAGAGAGATTCTTCTTGATCGCTGGATTTTCTCCATTGATGCACTAAAGGATGATCTAGAACAGGAAGGATTACTCTGCAGCATGATTGTTTTGGTTTTGGCTGGAATAGcatcattgaatgaaaaatgttcACAACTATTTGATTCATTCCTGAATTTCTATCTTTTGAATGAAAAGGTACATACTCCTCCAGTGTATCAGACTATAAAGAAAGCTTTAAACACTTTAACGAACTTTTTGGTTCAAAGCATTGTTGAACTTCAATCGTCAGACTCCACTAATGATGCTTTAAAGATTCAAAAACAGAAGTACCTTACCCTTCTAAGTAAGTTTTCAGACTGTTCAACGTGCTTTATAACGAAAGACCATATTATCTCCCTTTATCCTTATTTGCTATCTGAAGAAGGGTCGGAGTTGCAGtatcatattcttcatctcTTTAAGAAtgtatttgaaacattGTCCAATTTTCAATCTAAATTCCTGTTTAATTTAGAAACTACCTTACTTAGTAGATTACCGAAAATGAGTACAAGAGAATTAGATGCAGCTATGCCCTTAATTTGGATCGTCGCCTCACAACGAAACAATTATGAGAGAGTTTCTAAAGCATGCTCATCCTGTTTTGGTCATCTTAGTCCTTATATCAACAGAGCTACAAAGGAGCCTAACAAAATAATTGCTGATGGAAAGCTGCAACGACTTATATACTTGGCTACTGGATTTGCAAGATTCTGTCCTCTAGATACTACTAAGAATAAGATAATTTACATCCAAGATGGGGAGTCTCTGTATCAGTACGTTACCAAGTGTTTGCTTGTCCTCTCAAAAGTAAATATTGTCCATATTATCCGAAGAATTTCTATTAAGAATCTAACAAAACTTTGTGGTGATTATCCAAAACTATTCAACTCGAAACATATACTTACATTACTAGATAACGAATTTCAAAGCAACAGTCTGGATATAAAGCTAGTCATCCTAGAGAGTTTTTTTGACTTCTTTgtattggaagaaaaaaagtcCATTAGAAAAGCAGGTGTTGATAAGACACtatcttccaataaatcCCTTAAAAAAGATCTTCTAAGAGAGCAGAAAACCGAATTTATTAACGATGGAGTATGTTCAGCACTTGTATCAAGATTTctaaagaatattttagaTATATGTCTTTCCATTGATGCAAAGAGTTCGTTAGTAGCACTTCGTCTCTTAAAATTAATACTGCAATATGGATATACCAACCCCACTTATGCGATCCCCACAGTCATTGCATTGATGTCATCGACGAACAAGTACCTAGCCCATATAGCTAAGGAAATTTTACAGGatctctttgaaaaatttgaatcgCTGGTTCTCTCAGCTGTACCCAAAGGGGTTAATATCGCGTCTGCTTATTTATATTCGATAGAGCCAactcattatttgaaaaatcttaTGTTTTTGAGATCGGTTCAGGATATTATTGGCACTGGAAAAAAGAATTCGCCCAAGTTCATCAAAGCAATTgtcaaaattattaattctaatttCAATGGCATTGTTGGGACCGAAGTCGATGATGCAAGGATGCGTTCAATAATGTTATTACTATCCAATATGCCGCAGCTGAGTCTGAACTCACAGTTTGAcctcttcattattttgaaaaatctgaATATAATTCAAGAGCAACTAAAGGAAAAAACAGAAGACACTTTACAAGAGTCAGACGGTCGACACAGGAGTGCAActtttttgaattcttttagggttcaattaattcttcTCGAAATCAGTGAGTACATGATGGCTATTTATGGAATAAGGAGTGACATTTTAGAATATGATATAACCCAAGAAtcagaattgaagaatagACACTTGCATCCAATTAAAAAATGTGACGGTTATAGAATCACTGAAATTGTGACGGGAGTGATGAACAAGTcagaggaagaattaaCTTCGCTATATTTGGACATGATGGAAAAAATAACGTATTGA
- the NVJ3 gene encoding Nvj3p (ancestral locus Anc_8.379) — MSTILYNTNSSLIPKYQRNNLLKSNKVRSRSSLTNNQAQDKLHTSNKDASSNNLPIFNSPHEKNSVKYLQQLCRSIYSESLHQRINQLKPSPDLQINAFVALIFQNFVKSWYGVKIPTDDDEFITELFNLLQNMIQYLANRINDGSIDWEALLADDIPVIISKHIHGIRECKLNLSNNETTYTKYCKLTLFEEDKYPYIITDFLKKTIGNTDSMLQSSMLDSLFNVLLLNHIMDSIVEPYYVLDGINKVCSKLKAKKMDKLKKKAAQYRNTTLSFISIKDKFKRLLSYMTSSRITPTRSDMASFSNRYIFSLLTVDVLNLPLRKPLFFGLLRATQLIIRKSSAIESILRNVIIHPFTKSQSLTPEKVLASIRQLLFPTDTILGPRRIIPTTEEELEPIKVTTIGNMWEVCQLYRMDTLLGLEKVDMENFIETCCLEKRCNKILVWQILECLLAHLVEINVDDV; from the coding sequence ATGTCCACAATCTTATACAATACTAATTCAAGTCTCATACCCAAATACCAAAGGAATAACCTCttaaaatcaaataaagtCAGATCTCGATCTTCACTAACAAACAACCAAGCACAAGACAAGCTCCATACTTCCAACAAGGAtgcttcttcaaataacCTACCCATATTCAATTCTCCGCATGAAAAGAATTCTGTTAAATATTTGCAACAATTGTGTCGATCCATTTATTCAGAGTCGTTACATCAACGAATAAATCAGTTAAAACCTTCTCCAGACTTACAAATCAATGCCTTTGTTGCATTGatcttccaaaattttGTCAAGTCCTGGTACGGTGTTAAGATTCCaacagatgatgatgaattcatAACTGAACTCTTCAATCTGCTGCAAAATATGATTCAGTATTTGGCCAATCGAATAAACGATGGTTCTATTGATTGGGAAGCATTATTGGCTGACGATATCCCAGTAATAATATCGAAACATATCCATGGCATTAGAGAATGTAAGTTAAATTTatctaataatgaaactaCTTATACAAAATATTGCAAATTGACATTATTTGAGGAGGATAAGTATCCATACATTATCACAGATTTcttaaagaaaacaattGGGAATACTGATTCGATGTTACAATCGAGCATGTTAGATTCTCTATTTAATgttcttttattaaatcatATAATGGATAGTATAGTGGAACCTTACTATGTCTTAGATGGCATCAACAAGGTGTgttcaaaattaaaagCTAAGAAAATGgacaaattgaaaaagaaagcAGCACAATATAGAAATACAACACTATCATTTATCTCAATTAaagataaatttaaaagGCTGCTATCATATATGACTTCCAGCCGTATAACCCCTACTAGGTCAGACATGGCCTCCTTTTCGAATAGGTACATCTTCAGTCTATTGACAGTAGATGTATTAAACTTACCTTTAAGAAAGCCTCTTTTTTTTGGTTTGCTAAGAGCTACTCAACTAATTATAAGGAAATCTTCGGCAATTGAAAGCATACTACGAAACGTTATCATTCATCCATTCACAAAATCTCAATCGCTTACGCCGGAGAAAGTACTCGCTTCCATAAGACAACTTCTATTTCCTACAGACACAATATTGGGACCTAGGAGGATTATTCCTACAACAGAAGAGGAATTGGAACCTATTAAAGTGACGACCATTGGGAATATGTGGGAAGTATGTCAATTGTATAGGATGGATACACTGCTAGGTTTGGAGAAGGTCgatatggaaaattttattgAGACATGTTGCCTAGAAAAACGATGTAATAAAATACTTGTTTGGCAAATATTAGAATGTCTGTTAGCTCATTTAGTCGAGATAAATGTAGATGATGTATAA
- the CSN9 gene encoding Csn9p (ancestral locus Anc_8.378), with product MNENLQYLLEDPTRFHYKEYWLKSSTEGEREILELFSFGTISELDDLHFNKGIVWTPNLIEKLNKLTLISMSEESTKWTYDEIFQRCKINDINTIERYLIQLQAFFEVEINSVEQTISIVKYFDCRDVYGGELPLMILTDEKLRNTKDQLVKDLERWKTKLLTQILE from the coding sequence ATGAATGAAAATTTGCAATATTTATTAGAGGATCCAACaagatttcattataaGGAATATTGGTTAAAGTCTAGCACAGAAGGAGAACGCGAAATTTTAGAGCTCTTCTCATTTGGAACTATATCAGAGCTAGATGATCTGCACTTCAATAAAGGTATAGTATGGACGCCAAatcttattgaaaaattgaataagTTGACTTTAATATCCATGAGTGAAGAATCTACCAAATGGACATacgatgaaattttccaaagatgTAAAATCAACGATATTAATACCATTGAACGATATCTAATCCAATTACAAGCCTTCTTTGAAGTGGAAATAAATTCTGTGGAGCAAACCATTAGCAtagtaaaatattttgattgtAGAGATGTCTATGGTGGTGAACTGCCTCTGATGATTCTCACAGATGAAAAACTACGAAACACTAAGGATCAATTGGTAAAAGATCTTGAACGATGGAAGACAAAACTGTTAACTCAAATATTAGAGTAA
- the SDH4 gene encoding succinate dehydrogenase membrane anchor subunit SDH4 (ancestral locus Anc_8.377): protein MLASNSLKSFSIQRSLFMASTRQLHNTARRSLTIPFIPVLPQKPGGVVGSPNDSYIPPKMNKFEGSYHWWAEKAFALTSLPLVTVAALTSGPLSVTCDSVLSVGLLGYCYMEMHSCITDYISSRVYGKYHNYALYLLGAGSLVSLVGIYKLETEDDGLVGFMKGLWKGKTIQEVEAEAGKAKK, encoded by the coding sequence ATGCTTGCCTCAAACTCATTGAaatccttttcaattcaaagatCATTATTTATGGCCTCTACAAGGCAATTACACAACACGGCAAGAAGGTCCCTAACTATACCTTTTATCCCAGTTCTTCCTCAAAAACCAGGTGGTGTTGTGGGCTCTCCCAATGATTCCTATATCCCACcaaaaatgaataaattcGAAGGTTCTTATCATTGGTGGGCAGAAAAAGCATTTGCATTAACCTCATTACCTTTGGTCACGGTGGCTGCATTGACGTCAGGTCCCTTATCTGTCACTTGCGATTCTGTTCTTTCCGTTGGTTTATTAGGTTACTGTTACATGGAAATGCATTCTTGTATTACTGATTATATTTCAAGTAGAGTTTATGGGAAGTACCATAATTATGCATTATATTTGTTAGGTGCTGGCTCCCTGGTATCATTGGTTGGTATTTATAAATTAGAAACTGAAGATGATGGATTGGTCGGGTTCATGAAGGGCTTATGGAAGGGGAAGACAATTCAAGAAGTAGAAGCTGAAGCTGGAAAAGCCAAGAAATAG